A single window of Nocardioides baekrokdamisoli DNA harbors:
- a CDS encoding thioesterase family protein yields MPMDPALRDAFALFVLDGDVLVPQDIARSLWKADQMHGVATCGALGRAAERAIDELGRGDLQPARFTVDLFRAPSMNPCTTRVEVLREGSRIAVLEAFLEQDGEDVAAARVLFLKPGDSPSGEVWTSPEILTPPPLEIAPPTDDPRPPHFCSDTGWSQDFSAHQNAGRKQMWQVALPIVAGEETSPFAGLAGAADTTSMVMNWGSQGVEHINTDVTLSISRLPVSAEVGMAALTWHTNDGIATGTAAVYDREGVFGTSSVVSLANTRRSVDFTSDAVLGHIESA; encoded by the coding sequence ATGCCCATGGATCCGGCCCTGCGCGACGCCTTCGCGCTGTTCGTACTCGACGGCGATGTGTTGGTGCCGCAGGACATCGCGCGAAGCCTCTGGAAAGCCGATCAGATGCACGGCGTCGCGACCTGCGGAGCGTTGGGTCGGGCCGCCGAGCGAGCGATCGACGAGTTGGGGCGCGGCGATCTGCAGCCTGCCCGCTTCACGGTCGACCTGTTCCGGGCGCCGAGCATGAATCCGTGTACGACGAGGGTCGAGGTCTTGCGGGAAGGCTCCCGGATCGCGGTGCTGGAGGCGTTCCTCGAGCAGGACGGCGAGGACGTCGCCGCCGCACGGGTGCTGTTCCTCAAGCCTGGTGACAGCCCGAGTGGTGAGGTCTGGACCTCGCCGGAGATCCTGACCCCGCCGCCGCTCGAGATCGCACCGCCGACAGACGACCCGCGCCCACCCCACTTCTGCAGCGACACGGGTTGGTCCCAGGACTTCTCCGCCCACCAGAACGCCGGGCGCAAGCAGATGTGGCAGGTCGCGCTCCCGATCGTGGCGGGGGAGGAGACGTCGCCGTTCGCTGGCCTGGCTGGTGCCGCCGACACCACGAGCATGGTGATGAACTGGGGCTCCCAGGGCGTCGAGCACATCAACACCGACGTCACCCTGTCGATCAGTCGGCTCCCGGTCAGCGCGGAAGTAGGGATGGCGGCGCTCACCTGGCACACCAATGACGGCATCGCCACCGGAACGGCCGCCGTCTACGACCGCGAGGGCGTCTTCGGCACCAGTTCGGTGGTCTCGCTGGCGAACACCCGCCGGTCGGTCGACTTCACCTCTGACGCCGTGTTGGGCCACATCGAGTCCGCCTAG
- a CDS encoding succinic semialdehyde dehydrogenase, producing MSQRPSTLTPAFLDRLVARVPGTDGRTWKLTEVYTGEVLAELPQSSPTDIAGAFDASREAQKIWGSWPLKRRLAVLKKFHALVLENQMLITDIIQAESGKNRRMAFEESCDVPMGTSHYIKRAPKVLGDKKRPGPVPVLSYSNEVRRPKGVVGIIAPWNFPFATGISDTIPALIAGNGVVVKPDNKTALSPLFGVELLEQAGIPRGLVQMVCGEGPDVGPTFLASADYVMFTGSTATGRIIGELAGQHLIGCCLELGGKNPMVVLPDANIDEAVKGALFGAFGNTGQICMHIERLYIHDSVYEEFRDKFVAATKALRIDATYDFGPEIGSLVSPDHKDRVASHVDDAVAKGAVVLTGGRARPDLGPAFYEPTILEGVTAEMIAGKTETFGPVVGLHRYSTVDEAIALANDTDYGLNASVWGQDVDNAMSVARRIDSGNVNINDILATAYASKGTPSGGLKNSGVGARHGDQGLLKYTDAQNIAVLKKQVMGPQGTQTYDAYAKQTTLSLKLMRKFGIR from the coding sequence ATGAGCCAGCGCCCGTCGACCCTGACCCCCGCCTTCCTGGACCGACTCGTCGCCCGGGTCCCGGGGACCGACGGCCGGACCTGGAAGCTGACCGAGGTCTACACCGGCGAGGTGCTGGCGGAACTGCCGCAGTCCTCACCGACGGACATCGCAGGTGCCTTCGACGCCTCTCGGGAGGCTCAGAAGATCTGGGGTTCGTGGCCGCTCAAGCGTCGGCTGGCGGTGCTGAAGAAGTTCCACGCCCTGGTCCTCGAGAACCAGATGCTGATCACCGACATCATCCAGGCGGAGAGCGGCAAGAACCGCCGGATGGCGTTCGAGGAGTCGTGCGACGTCCCCATGGGCACCTCGCACTACATCAAGCGCGCTCCGAAGGTCCTGGGCGACAAGAAGCGACCTGGCCCCGTCCCGGTGCTGTCGTACTCCAACGAGGTCCGTCGGCCCAAAGGTGTCGTCGGCATCATCGCGCCGTGGAACTTCCCGTTCGCGACCGGCATCTCGGACACGATCCCGGCGCTGATCGCCGGCAACGGTGTCGTGGTGAAGCCGGACAACAAGACCGCGCTCTCGCCGCTCTTCGGTGTCGAGTTGCTGGAGCAGGCGGGCATCCCGCGCGGCCTGGTCCAGATGGTATGCGGCGAGGGCCCGGACGTCGGTCCGACGTTCCTCGCGAGCGCCGACTACGTCATGTTCACCGGATCCACCGCGACCGGTCGGATCATCGGCGAACTGGCCGGCCAGCACCTGATCGGTTGCTGCCTGGAGCTCGGCGGCAAGAACCCGATGGTCGTCCTGCCGGACGCCAACATCGACGAGGCCGTCAAGGGTGCCCTGTTCGGCGCCTTCGGCAACACCGGCCAGATCTGCATGCACATCGAGCGGCTCTACATCCATGACTCGGTGTACGAGGAGTTCCGCGACAAGTTCGTGGCTGCCACCAAGGCGTTGCGGATCGATGCGACGTACGACTTCGGCCCGGAGATCGGGTCGTTGGTCTCCCCCGATCACAAGGATCGGGTCGCCTCCCACGTCGACGACGCGGTTGCCAAGGGTGCTGTTGTGCTCACCGGCGGTCGCGCACGCCCCGACCTCGGCCCGGCGTTCTACGAGCCGACGATCCTCGAGGGCGTGACCGCGGAGATGATCGCCGGCAAGACCGAGACGTTCGGTCCGGTCGTCGGTCTGCACCGGTACTCGACCGTCGACGAGGCGATCGCGCTCGCCAACGACACCGACTACGGCCTCAACGCCTCCGTCTGGGGTCAGGACGTCGACAACGCCATGTCAGTCGCGCGCCGGATCGACTCGGGCAACGTGAACATCAACGACATCCTCGCCACGGCGTACGCCTCGAAGGGGACTCCGTCGGGTGGCCTGAAGAACTCCGGCGTCGGTGCTCGTCACGGTGACCAGGGGTTGTTGAAGTACACCGATGCGCAGAACATCGCCGTCCTGAAGAAGCAGGTCATGGGGCCGCAGGGCACCCAGACCTACGACGCGTACGCGAAGCAGACGACTCTGTCGCTCAAGCTGATGCGGAAGTTCGGGATCCGCTGA
- a CDS encoding GMC family oxidoreductase → MNSRNDNLTEAEYVVVGGGSAGCAVAGRLAQAGKSVILIEAGKNDKKNFLVTKPGMIGPMHAEPKLKKTVDWGYHTVPQENARNRELPQPRGKVLGGSSSINGLLWVRGNRANYDSWAAEGNTGWDADSVNATYKRIEDFEDGANDFRGAGGPVKITRHTQPTEASQVFKQAAADTLNVKVLDDYNGAEQEGMSTFQQSAIGGLRYSTSRAYLHDQELPSLSVLTEHQVARVVLEGTRAVGVEVIDKKGRRSVVRATAEVILSAGSFGSPQLLMLSGIGPAGHLGSLGIQVVQDLPVGDNLHDHMFVPTTWEMPTAKHHGTPAYFARGLLREVTRGGSFLENTVFETVGFVRTSLATNVPDLQLHVLPWAYPSPNQDAPIRHEVDKRAALTVMSSLIYPKSRGTLRLASADPTAAPLIDFNYLSEPDDHKVLLEGVAMIRDIMTNPLLGGRVKSEIHPGVALDAEKMKSEVTNRATSIYHAVGSCRMGVDERAVVGPDLRVRGIEGLRVADASIMPSIIGGNTNAPSVMIGEKAAELVLA, encoded by the coding sequence GTGAACTCGCGCAATGACAACCTGACCGAGGCCGAGTACGTGGTCGTGGGCGGCGGCAGCGCCGGCTGTGCGGTCGCCGGACGGCTGGCTCAGGCAGGCAAGTCGGTCATCCTCATCGAGGCCGGCAAGAACGACAAGAAGAACTTCCTGGTGACCAAGCCGGGAATGATCGGCCCGATGCACGCCGAGCCCAAGCTCAAGAAGACGGTCGACTGGGGCTACCACACGGTGCCGCAGGAGAACGCGCGCAATCGTGAGCTGCCCCAGCCGCGCGGCAAAGTCCTGGGCGGCTCCAGCTCGATCAACGGGCTGCTCTGGGTCCGCGGCAACCGCGCCAACTACGACTCCTGGGCGGCCGAGGGCAACACCGGCTGGGACGCCGACAGCGTCAACGCCACGTACAAGCGGATCGAGGACTTCGAGGACGGCGCGAACGACTTCCGCGGCGCCGGCGGTCCGGTCAAGATCACCCGTCACACCCAGCCGACCGAGGCTTCGCAGGTCTTCAAGCAGGCCGCCGCTGACACCCTCAACGTCAAGGTCCTCGACGACTACAACGGCGCCGAGCAGGAGGGTATGAGCACCTTCCAGCAGAGCGCGATCGGTGGTCTTCGCTACTCGACCTCACGCGCGTACCTTCACGACCAGGAACTGCCGTCGCTGAGCGTGCTCACCGAGCACCAGGTCGCGCGCGTCGTCCTCGAGGGCACCCGCGCCGTCGGCGTCGAGGTGATCGACAAGAAGGGTCGTCGCAGCGTCGTACGCGCCACCGCGGAGGTCATCCTCAGCGCCGGATCGTTCGGCTCGCCGCAGCTCTTGATGCTCTCGGGCATCGGCCCGGCCGGCCACCTCGGCTCGCTCGGCATCCAGGTCGTGCAGGACCTGCCGGTCGGCGACAACCTCCACGACCACATGTTCGTCCCGACCACGTGGGAGATGCCGACCGCGAAGCACCACGGCACCCCGGCGTACTTCGCCCGCGGCCTGCTCCGCGAGGTCACTCGCGGTGGATCGTTCCTGGAAAACACCGTCTTCGAGACGGTGGGCTTCGTGCGTACGTCCTTGGCGACGAACGTCCCGGACCTGCAGCTCCACGTGCTCCCCTGGGCGTACCCGTCGCCCAACCAGGACGCACCGATCCGTCACGAGGTCGACAAGCGTGCGGCGCTGACGGTGATGAGCTCGCTGATCTACCCGAAGAGCCGTGGCACCCTGCGGTTGGCTTCGGCCGACCCGACGGCAGCCCCGCTGATCGACTTCAACTACCTCTCCGAGCCGGACGACCACAAGGTGCTGCTCGAGGGCGTGGCGATGATCCGCGACATCATGACGAACCCGCTCCTCGGCGGTCGGGTCAAGTCGGAGATCCACCCCGGAGTCGCGCTCGACGCGGAGAAGATGAAATCCGAGGTCACCAACCGCGCGACGTCGATCTACCACGCTGTCGGCTCCTGCCGGATGGGTGTGGACGAACGTGCGGTCGTCGGGCCGGACCTGCGAGTACGCGGCATCGAGGGCCTCCGGGTCGCCGACGCCTCGATCATGCCGAGCATCATCGGTGGCAACACCAACGCACCGTCGGTCATGATCGGCGAGAAGGCCGCAGAGCTGGTGCTCGCATGA
- a CDS encoding steroid 3-ketoacyl-CoA thiolase, which yields MGTPVIVEAVRTPQGKRRGWLSGIHPAVLLGAAQTEVLKRSGIDADLIDQVIGGCVTQAGEQSNNMVRRAWMHAGLPNHTGSTVIDAQCSSAQQATHLINAMIAGGAIKAGVACGVESMSRVPLGGNVPKGLGSPRPADWSIDLPDQFLGADRIVRDRGFTREDVDAFGLRSQQRAAAAQAEGRFRREIFALEAPVLDDEGNPTGETRLVDSDQGIRETSLEKLASLAPVLEGGTHTAGTASQISDGASALLLMDEDLARSLGLTPRARIITSCLVGADPYYHLDGPVQATAKALADSGRSIADIDVFEVNEAFAGVVMSWAQQHNVPEDKYNVSGGAIALGHPVGSTGTRLLTTALHELERTDGSTALISMCAGGAQATATIIERI from the coding sequence ATGGGCACCCCCGTCATCGTTGAAGCAGTACGCACACCACAGGGCAAACGCCGCGGTTGGTTGTCCGGAATTCACCCCGCCGTCCTGCTCGGCGCCGCCCAGACCGAGGTGCTCAAGCGCTCCGGTATCGACGCCGATCTGATCGACCAGGTGATCGGCGGTTGCGTCACGCAGGCCGGCGAGCAGTCCAACAACATGGTGCGTCGTGCGTGGATGCACGCAGGCCTGCCGAACCACACCGGCTCGACCGTGATCGACGCCCAGTGCTCCAGCGCGCAGCAGGCAACCCACCTGATCAACGCGATGATCGCCGGTGGCGCGATCAAGGCCGGCGTCGCGTGCGGCGTCGAGTCGATGAGCCGGGTGCCGCTGGGCGGCAACGTGCCGAAGGGACTCGGCTCCCCCAGGCCGGCCGACTGGTCGATCGACCTCCCGGACCAGTTCCTCGGTGCCGACCGGATCGTCCGCGACCGCGGCTTCACCCGCGAGGACGTCGACGCCTTCGGGCTCCGCTCACAGCAGCGTGCCGCCGCGGCTCAGGCCGAGGGTCGGTTCCGCCGCGAGATCTTCGCCCTCGAAGCGCCCGTACTGGATGACGAAGGCAACCCGACCGGCGAGACTCGTCTGGTGGACTCAGATCAGGGCATTCGCGAGACGTCCCTTGAGAAGCTCGCCTCGCTCGCCCCCGTGCTCGAGGGGGGTACGCACACCGCCGGCACCGCCTCGCAGATCTCCGACGGCGCCTCTGCCCTGCTCCTCATGGACGAGGACCTCGCTCGCTCGCTGGGGCTCACCCCGCGGGCCCGGATCATCACCAGCTGCCTGGTCGGCGCCGACCCGTACTACCACCTCGACGGACCGGTCCAGGCGACCGCCAAGGCGCTCGCCGACAGCGGTCGCAGCATCGCCGACATCGACGTGTTCGAGGTCAACGAGGCCTTCGCCGGTGTCGTGATGTCATGGGCACAGCAGCACAACGTCCCTGAGGACAAGTACAACGTCAGTGGCGGCGCGATCGCGCTCGGCCACCCGGTCGGTTCGACAGGCACCCGCCTGCTGACCACCGCCCTGCACGAACTGGAGCGTACGGACGGCTCCACCGCGCTCATCTCCATGTGCGCCGGTGGCGCGCAGGCAACCGCCACGATCATCGAACGGATCTGA
- a CDS encoding cytochrome P450 codes for MTAVPTLPVGFDPTDPELNEAGVPLNEFLEMRQAAPVFWVEQPEESRAGMEGGSGYWALSSHADVAAVSKNDAEFVTSENTAIIRFGPDMTRDQLELQRVMLINQDGQEHHATRRIISRGFTPRSIMDLEPRLIERAHKIVDDALANGEGDFVEQVASELPLQAIAELLGVPQEDRRKLFQWSNEMLSYDDPEFDADPEAASIEILTYAMELAEKRKVDPQDDIMTKLVTAGEDGEMLSADQLGYFVIMLAVAGNETTRNAITHGMNAFFDNPDQWELFKKERPKTAVDEIIRWATPVTVFQRTATRDTQVGGVPVQKGQRVGLFYAAANHDPAVFTNPGEFNILRDPNPHVAFGGHGAHYCVGANLARMEVEIMFNVIADRMPEIRKLKEPRRLRSGWINGIKELQVAYK; via the coding sequence GTGACCGCAGTACCTACTTTGCCCGTCGGCTTCGACCCGACCGACCCCGAACTCAACGAGGCGGGCGTCCCGCTGAACGAGTTCCTCGAGATGCGACAGGCCGCACCGGTCTTCTGGGTGGAGCAGCCTGAGGAGTCGCGCGCCGGGATGGAGGGCGGCAGCGGCTACTGGGCTCTCTCGAGCCACGCCGACGTCGCCGCGGTCTCCAAGAACGACGCCGAGTTCGTCACCAGTGAGAACACGGCGATCATCCGGTTCGGTCCGGACATGACTCGTGATCAGCTTGAGCTCCAGCGCGTCATGCTGATCAACCAGGACGGCCAGGAGCACCACGCGACTCGGCGCATCATCAGCCGTGGCTTCACGCCGCGGTCGATCATGGACCTCGAGCCGCGTCTGATCGAGCGGGCGCACAAGATCGTCGACGACGCGCTGGCGAACGGCGAGGGTGACTTCGTCGAGCAGGTCGCCTCCGAGCTGCCGCTGCAGGCGATCGCCGAGCTCCTCGGTGTGCCCCAGGAGGACCGTCGCAAGCTCTTCCAGTGGTCGAACGAGATGCTCTCCTACGACGACCCCGAGTTCGACGCCGACCCCGAGGCAGCCTCGATCGAGATTCTCACGTACGCGATGGAACTCGCCGAGAAGCGCAAGGTCGACCCGCAGGACGACATCATGACCAAGCTGGTCACCGCCGGTGAGGACGGCGAGATGCTCAGCGCGGACCAGCTCGGCTACTTCGTCATCATGCTGGCTGTGGCCGGCAACGAGACCACCCGCAACGCCATCACCCACGGCATGAACGCCTTCTTCGACAACCCGGACCAGTGGGAGCTCTTCAAGAAGGAGCGCCCGAAGACCGCGGTCGACGAGATCATCCGTTGGGCCACCCCGGTGACGGTTTTCCAGCGCACTGCGACTCGCGACACACAGGTCGGCGGAGTGCCGGTCCAGAAGGGCCAGCGCGTCGGGCTCTTCTACGCTGCAGCGAACCACGACCCGGCGGTCTTCACGAACCCTGGTGAGTTCAACATCCTGCGCGACCCGAACCCGCACGTCGCGTTCGGTGGCCACGGTGCCCACTACTGCGTCGGCGCCAACCTGGCCCGGATGGAGGTCGAGATCATGTTCAACGTGATCGCCGACCGGATGCCGGAGATCCGCAAGCTCAAGGAGCCGCGTCGCCTGCGCAGCGGTTGGATCAACGGAATCAAGGAACTCCAGGTCGCGTACAAGTGA
- a CDS encoding glutathione peroxidase, which yields MTGLSDFKATSLAGEPVDLADFDDQVVLVVNTASKCAFTGQYEGLQTLHEAYADRGLAVLGFPCDQFGHQEPGDEDSIGAFCTRNYGVTFPMFAKIDVNGADAHPIFQWLKKQKGGLLSGAIKWNFTKFLIGRDGQVIGRYGPTTTPEKLRAEIEKALA from the coding sequence GTGACCGGACTCTCGGATTTCAAAGCCACCTCCCTCGCCGGCGAGCCGGTCGACCTCGCCGACTTCGACGACCAGGTCGTCCTCGTCGTCAACACGGCCTCCAAATGCGCCTTCACCGGGCAGTACGAGGGCTTGCAGACTCTTCACGAGGCGTACGCCGACCGCGGCCTTGCGGTCCTCGGATTCCCCTGCGACCAGTTCGGTCACCAGGAGCCGGGCGACGAGGACTCGATCGGCGCGTTCTGCACGAGGAACTACGGCGTGACGTTCCCGATGTTCGCCAAGATCGACGTCAACGGGGCCGACGCACACCCGATCTTCCAATGGCTGAAGAAGCAGAAGGGCGGCCTGCTCAGCGGCGCGATCAAGTGGAACTTCACCAAGTTCCTGATCGGCCGCGACGGTCAGGTCATCGGCCGGTACGGCCCGACGACCACACCAGAGAAGCTGCGCGCCGAGATCGAGAAGGCGCTGGCGTAG
- a CDS encoding ABC transporter ATP-binding protein, translating to MSTQHAIETRALQHSYAEKPILSGLDLVVPTGSVYALLGPNGAGKTTTVRILATLLRPTGGSAFVGGHDVRRDPESVRRLIGVTGQFSAIDDLMTGRQQLGLVADLVRVARADRRTRVDDLVDVFGLGDVVDAKAATYSGGQKRKLDLAMTLIASPAVVFLDEPTTGLDPRSRRDLWQVVRQRVSAGTTVLLTTQYLDEADALADRVGVLDGGVLVAEGTPAELKSEVGGSLDDVFLHLTDKLTDSEDAR from the coding sequence ATGAGCACACAGCATGCGATTGAGACGAGAGCCCTGCAGCACTCGTACGCGGAGAAGCCCATCCTGAGTGGCCTCGATCTCGTCGTCCCGACAGGATCGGTGTACGCCCTCCTCGGGCCGAACGGCGCCGGCAAGACGACCACGGTCCGCATCCTCGCGACCCTGTTGCGTCCGACCGGCGGCTCGGCGTTCGTCGGGGGCCACGACGTACGCCGCGACCCGGAGTCGGTCCGGCGGCTGATCGGCGTCACCGGTCAGTTCTCCGCGATCGATGATCTGATGACGGGCCGCCAGCAACTCGGTCTTGTCGCCGATCTGGTCCGGGTGGCGAGGGCCGATCGGCGGACCCGGGTCGATGACCTGGTCGACGTCTTCGGGCTGGGCGACGTCGTCGACGCCAAGGCCGCGACGTACTCGGGCGGTCAGAAGCGGAAGCTCGATCTGGCGATGACGCTGATCGCCTCGCCCGCCGTTGTCTTCCTCGACGAACCGACCACTGGCCTGGACCCACGGTCCCGGCGGGACCTGTGGCAGGTCGTACGCCAGCGGGTCTCTGCGGGCACGACGGTGCTTCTCACCACCCAGTACCTCGATGAGGCCGACGCACTCGCCGATCGGGTGGGCGTCCTGGACGGCGGCGTACTCGTCGCCGAAGGCACTCCCGCCGAACTGAAATCGGAGGTCGGCGGATCGCTCGACGACGTCTTCCTCCACCTCACCGACAAGCTCACTGACAGCGAGGACGCACGATGA
- a CDS encoding ABC transporter permease, giving the protein MANTAVRDTAILFRRRLLHLAAYPSMTLMLIGMPLIFMFLFVYVFGGTMGAGIAGMHLSAATSRSQYLRYIFPAIIVMTVAATAQGTAIGISMDMTRGIVDRLRTLPIARSAVLTAHALGALVQTVISTVVVLAIALVLGYRTSAGLGSWVLIVLVTLAFSLALTWLTIGLGLAARTVETASNTPMFLTLLPFLSSGFVPTDSMGPFLRFVAQNQPFTPIVDSLRGLLDGHTPSTSTLVAAFAWCAGICLLSFLWSTRLYARRSATVAA; this is encoded by the coding sequence ATGGCAAACACTGCGGTCCGCGACACCGCCATCCTGTTCCGACGTCGTTTGCTGCACCTCGCCGCGTACCCGTCGATGACGCTGATGCTGATCGGCATGCCGCTGATCTTCATGTTCCTGTTCGTGTACGTCTTCGGCGGCACGATGGGCGCGGGCATCGCAGGGATGCATCTCTCCGCAGCGACGAGTCGGTCGCAGTACTTGAGGTACATCTTCCCGGCGATCATCGTGATGACCGTTGCGGCGACGGCGCAGGGGACAGCCATCGGGATCTCGATGGACATGACCCGGGGGATCGTCGACCGCCTGCGTACGCTCCCCATCGCTCGGTCAGCCGTGCTCACTGCGCACGCTCTGGGCGCGCTCGTGCAGACCGTGATCAGCACGGTCGTCGTACTCGCGATCGCCCTGGTGCTGGGCTATCGGACCTCAGCCGGGTTGGGGTCGTGGGTCCTGATCGTCCTGGTGACGCTCGCCTTCTCGCTGGCGCTGACGTGGCTCACGATCGGCCTCGGGTTGGCGGCGCGGACGGTCGAGACGGCCAGCAACACCCCGATGTTCCTGACGCTGTTGCCGTTCCTCAGCAGTGGCTTCGTCCCCACTGACTCGATGGGACCGTTCCTGCGGTTCGTCGCGCAGAACCAGCCCTTCACGCCGATCGTCGACTCGCTGCGCGGGCTGCTGGATGGGCACACCCCGTCGACCTCGACGCTGGTGGCCGCCTTCGCCTGGTGTGCGGGGATCTGTCTGCTGAGCTTCCTGTGGTCGACACGCCTGTACGCCCGGCGCAGCGCCACGGTCGCCGCGTGA
- a CDS encoding MerR family transcriptional regulator encodes MLTISQVAKFAGVTVRAVRHYHQRGLLAEPPRDASGYRRYDTQDAIDLVKIRTLSEAGVPLARVRELMHAESDEFGDAMREIDESLRVQIKRLEEHRRQVRRLAGGEDLGLPDVVVAFIARMREAGIGEETIAVERDAWLIVAAHEPARAEEWVRRKGAMFDDDPAFIAVYRALSEAAGWSVDDPRLPALADQLLGYAMHQDVKESDEILDPALLKMLNDRTAEAIPTWKVLNDLVLERMVEGGPAAGIG; translated from the coding sequence GTGCTGACCATCTCGCAGGTCGCGAAGTTCGCCGGGGTGACGGTCCGCGCTGTGCGCCACTATCACCAGCGCGGCCTGCTCGCGGAGCCGCCACGGGACGCGTCGGGCTACCGACGGTACGACACCCAGGACGCGATCGATCTGGTGAAGATCCGGACCCTCAGCGAGGCAGGGGTGCCGTTGGCACGCGTACGCGAGTTGATGCATGCGGAGTCGGACGAGTTCGGTGACGCGATGCGGGAGATCGACGAGTCGTTGCGCGTACAGATCAAACGGCTGGAGGAGCACCGACGCCAGGTGCGTCGGTTGGCTGGGGGAGAGGATCTCGGGCTGCCCGATGTCGTCGTGGCGTTCATCGCCCGAATGCGCGAGGCGGGCATCGGCGAGGAGACGATCGCGGTGGAGCGGGATGCCTGGTTGATCGTCGCCGCCCACGAACCGGCACGAGCGGAGGAATGGGTGCGGCGCAAGGGCGCGATGTTCGACGACGACCCGGCGTTCATTGCGGTCTATCGAGCGCTGTCGGAGGCTGCCGGGTGGTCGGTGGATGATCCGCGGCTGCCGGCGCTGGCGGATCAGCTCCTGGGGTATGCGATGCACCAGGACGTCAAGGAGTCGGACGAGATCCTCGACCCGGCACTGTTGAAGATGTTGAACGACCGCACCGCCGAGGCGATCCCGACGTGGAAGGTGCTCAACGACTTGGTGTTGGAGCGGATGGTGGAGGGCGGTCCGGCGGCCGGTATCGGCTGA
- a CDS encoding HNH endonuclease signature motif containing protein → MADTHHTHPVLACVRGLDSALADIADLDPLFMPTPEKATALMTLSRVLTAAAALHARLLASASDVAFEHGARDAAGWLAAEEYGDYRSVRRSLEFGRSLQSAPLASAALADGRLGMDKALVIIRAVDGLPAEVSDELRDRAEATLVEQAAELSPKALARVARHLEAVVDPEAVDAAEAKALLREERSAWEKTSLRILDRFDGTARITGVLPAASAQRLRTYLEAHAQPRKHDGEHARADQLAGRAFCDLLERISPDVLPKHGGDATTVMVMVPLADLRAELGGASIGGLDSDQRISAAEARRLACTAEIIPVVLGSKSQVLDLGRGQRLFTPAQRKALRTRHSTCQVEGCDVPSTWCDAHHEDPWSRGGRTDLRNALLVCGHHHRRLHDARYLASRAGDRIHVQLRR, encoded by the coding sequence ATGGCCGACACGCACCACACCCATCCGGTGTTGGCGTGCGTACGCGGCCTCGACTCCGCCTTGGCAGACATTGCCGATCTGGATCCGCTGTTCATGCCGACGCCCGAGAAGGCGACGGCGCTGATGACCTTGTCGAGGGTGTTGACTGCTGCGGCAGCGCTGCACGCACGGTTGCTGGCCAGTGCCAGCGATGTTGCGTTCGAGCATGGAGCGCGTGATGCGGCGGGGTGGCTTGCTGCTGAGGAGTACGGCGACTACCGGTCGGTCCGCCGTTCTCTCGAGTTCGGTCGTTCGCTGCAGTCCGCCCCGTTGGCGTCCGCGGCTCTGGCCGACGGGCGGCTCGGAATGGACAAGGCGCTGGTCATCATCCGGGCCGTCGACGGGCTCCCCGCAGAAGTCAGTGACGAACTCCGTGACCGGGCGGAGGCGACGTTGGTGGAGCAGGCGGCGGAGTTGTCTCCGAAGGCGTTGGCTCGGGTGGCGCGGCATCTGGAGGCGGTGGTGGATCCGGAGGCTGTTGATGCGGCGGAGGCGAAGGCATTGCTGCGTGAGGAACGGTCGGCGTGGGAGAAGACGAGCCTGCGGATCCTGGATCGGTTCGACGGGACGGCACGGATCACCGGTGTCCTCCCTGCAGCGTCGGCACAGCGGTTGCGGACGTACTTGGAGGCGCATGCTCAACCCCGCAAGCATGACGGGGAACATGCACGGGCCGATCAGCTGGCGGGGCGGGCGTTCTGCGATTTGTTGGAGCGCATCAGTCCGGACGTGTTGCCGAAGCATGGTGGTGACGCGACCACCGTCATGGTGATGGTGCCGCTGGCCGATCTGCGTGCCGAGCTCGGTGGCGCCTCTATCGGCGGGCTGGACTCGGATCAGCGGATCAGCGCGGCGGAGGCACGCCGGTTGGCGTGCACGGCCGAGATCATCCCGGTGGTTTTGGGGTCGAAGTCACAGGTTCTGGACCTCGGTCGTGGTCAGCGTCTCTTCACGCCCGCGCAGCGCAAGGCCTTACGTACCCGACACTCCACGTGCCAGGTCGAAGGCTGTGATGTCCCCTCGACGTGGTGCGATGCCCACCACGAAGACCCGTGGTCCCGCGGGGGCCGCACCGATCTGCGGAACGCACTGTTGGTCTGCGGGCATCACCATCGAAGACTCCACGACGCCCGCTACCTCGCATCGCGGGCCGGCGATCGGATCCACGTGCAGCTGAGGAGGTGA